The genomic region TACACCAAAATGATCCTTGATAAGGTGAGTTTTGATGCAAATTTATTCTGTAAAGAGGTTAAAAAAGCGATATCCAGGTTACTGCCTCATGAAATTGAGGAACTTAAGATTTGGATTGAGGCTCTTACCAAACAGAATCCGGAACTAAACCAATGCTTAATTTATTTAAATCCTTAACATGATAAGAAATTAAAAAAGCGGCTTAAGCCAGTCATGGTCGGAAGATTATTCTTCCGACTTTTTTGTTATAAAGACTTTTTTCTTAATTATAATACCGAAGGAAATATATGAATAACCTACTGGTTATCAGGTAAATAACTTGCTTTTATTCTTTGTTTTTTGTATCTTTAATATTGATAATCAGTCTTATATGTCAGTTTTTAAAGATCATAAGGTAACTGTAAATGAGTTACTTCAAGTTATACCTGAAGCCCTGTTATCCCAACTAGCTACCCAGACGAAAGTCGATCATTATTCAAAGGTCCTTCATGGTAAAAAAATGTTTTATCTTTTATTGTTCGGGATCCTGGATAATGAAAAATTGAGCCAACGTACGCTAGAGGATACCTTCAATGATTCTGTATTCAAGCAGCTTTTTGATCTGGACGAATCTGAGACCGTACGTAGAAGCTCCATCTCTGAAAGATTATCTAAAATAGACTCGAATTACTTCCGACAAATATTTGAGTGCATTTATGAGCAATTTGCCTCTCATTATGGGCATACCGAAAGCAAAAAATATAACCTGATCCGGGTAGATAGCACTGTTGTGAGCGATACGGCGGGAAAACTCGGGGAAGCAATTGATCAGAACAATGGTAAAAAGCTGATCAAATTCAGTATGTCTTTCGATGGATTGCTTCCTTCATCTGTTGATATTTTCAATGAGCAAAAGTATTCGGCAGAAGATAATGCTTTACCCGTGGGGATTTTAAGACATGTGAAAAAGGAAAAAGGCACATCCAATATCTACATTATAGACAGAGGGGTACAGTCTACCCGAACCATGCATAAGTTCAGTAAAGAAAACATCCCTTTTGTAATACGTTCCAAAGAAAACAGAAAGTATGTAGAGGTTAAATCCTTATTGAGAGATCAAGATACAACTAAAGATATGGGGGGATTTGAACTGGTCAAGGATAGTATAGTCCATCTTTATACCGGAATCCCTATACATAACAAAAAAGGGAACATACATCACAAAGAAACCTTGGTAGAATCGCCTTTCAGGCTTATTATCATCAAAGATAAAACCAGTCCCAATAAAGAATTTTGGTTTATTTCTAATGAATTTGATCTTCCTGCCCAAGAAATAACACGGTTTTACAGGAGAAGATGGGATATTGAAGTGTTTTTCCGGTTCATTAAGCAAGAACTCCATGTAAGCCATTTGGTTTCCATGAATAAAAATGGTATCGAAGTAATGATTTACATGACATTGATTGTCGCCATGCTTATCCTTATCTATAAAAAAGCAAACAATATCGGTTATAAAACAGCCAAGAGAAGATTTAAAATGGAAGTAAGGAATTTAATTATTGCAATGATAGTGACCTTTTCCGGAGGAGATCCCAACAAATTATTTAAAACTTAAAGTGGCCGGAATTTCTTCCGACCACTAGTGGGCTTAAGCCGCTTTTTTAATTATAAGTATTTAAAACTGAAGTTCTTTCTTATTTTTTTGTTGTGTGGGACTTATAATTTCTACATTTTGGAATGCTATAGCTCCCTTTACAACCGATGCTATCACTTTGCGCATTGCATCGATGATTTGCATTTTTAATTCGCTGCGATTATAGATTAAACTCACCTCTCTTGCCGGTACGGGATCTTTAAACATTTTTAAGTTGCTCTTATCGTTTTCAAAAAGATCTAAAGTATGGAGGTATGGTAGTAGCGTCATTCCCAAACCTTCGTTAGAAAGTTTAATCAGGGTTTCAAAACTACCACTTTGTAATCTAAAATGTTCGGCTTCACTAGATTTTACTGTTTTACATAAATTAATGATTCCGTCTTTAAAACAATGACCGTCCTGTAGTAATAAGATATCATCAATATCCAAATCTTTTACATCTATTTTGTATTCATGATGTAAACGATGGCTTGGCGGGATATAGCCCACAAAAGGTTCGTAGTATAGTGCGTTTTCTTTTATGCCTTCAATATTTAAAGGGGTAGCAGCAATAGCAGCATCTAAATGACCCTCTTTTAGTTTTTCGATAATTGCTTCGGTATGCAATTCCTCGATCTGAAGTTTTACCTTTGGATATTTTTTAATGAAATTATTAATAAACATAGGCAGCAGTGTAGGCATTACGGTAGGAATAATCCCAAGTCGAAATGCACCACCAATATATCCTTTTTGTTGATCTACAATATCCTGAATTCGATCGCTTTCATTCACAATATTCCTGGCCTGAGTGACAATTTTTTTCCCTGTTTCAGTAAGCTCGATGGGCTTTTTACCACGGTCAAAAATTAGAACATCTAGTTCTTCTTCTAATTTTTGTATTTGCATACTTAAAGTAGGTTGGGTAACAAATACTTTTTGTGCGGCTCTTGTAAAGTTTTTATGCTCGGCAACAGCTAAAACATAATGCAACTGAGTTATGGTCATAGTCTACTATAATATTTCCTTTATCATCTGGATTTATATTTTTAAAATCCTTACTTACAAATATATTAGTTTTTTCTATTGCAAACGAAAAAATACTAAAGTTTATCTATACTATAAACCCGCAATTAGTTGGTTATAAAAGCGGGTTTCAATCTAAATTGTTAATTGTTAGAGCCGAATGGTAATTACTTTTTCATGACCATCAAAAGTAAATTTTCCATCGTTCCAAACCGGTGGACCAAAAGGATTTAACTTATTGTTTGAAACTCCATAATCTTCTTGTGGCATTCCATTGGTTTCAAAATCCATTTTGTCATTATCATTTTTATCGTGAAAG from Zunongwangia profunda SM-A87 harbors:
- a CDS encoding IS4 family transposase — encoded protein: MSVFKDHKVTVNELLQVIPEALLSQLATQTKVDHYSKVLHGKKMFYLLLFGILDNEKLSQRTLEDTFNDSVFKQLFDLDESETVRRSSISERLSKIDSNYFRQIFECIYEQFASHYGHTESKKYNLIRVDSTVVSDTAGKLGEAIDQNNGKKLIKFSMSFDGLLPSSVDIFNEQKYSAEDNALPVGILRHVKKEKGTSNIYIIDRGVQSTRTMHKFSKENIPFVIRSKENRKYVEVKSLLRDQDTTKDMGGFELVKDSIVHLYTGIPIHNKKGNIHHKETLVESPFRLIIIKDKTSPNKEFWFISNEFDLPAQEITRFYRRRWDIEVFFRFIKQELHVSHLVSMNKNGIEVMIYMTLIVAMLILIYKKANNIGYKTAKRRFKMEVRNLIIAMIVTFSGGDPNKLFKT
- a CDS encoding LysR substrate-binding domain-containing protein, translating into MTITQLHYVLAVAEHKNFTRAAQKVFVTQPTLSMQIQKLEEELDVLIFDRGKKPIELTETGKKIVTQARNIVNESDRIQDIVDQQKGYIGGAFRLGIIPTVMPTLLPMFINNFIKKYPKVKLQIEELHTEAIIEKLKEGHLDAAIAATPLNIEGIKENALYYEPFVGYIPPSHRLHHEYKIDVKDLDIDDILLLQDGHCFKDGIINLCKTVKSSEAEHFRLQSGSFETLIKLSNEGLGMTLLPYLHTLDLFENDKSNLKMFKDPVPAREVSLIYNRSELKMQIIDAMRKVIASVVKGAIAFQNVEIISPTQQKNKKELQF